Proteins from one Escherichia coli genomic window:
- a CDS encoding DUF6484 domain-containing protein, producing the protein MIKELHDIYVPQPEDELTSTTHLLENILSHQASKSQEHVSDIPVLIVGRIVSVKDSGEILIQCPHEDKPVEALGLGTVTTEYNGRLCTVQFLSGNYSHPVVTGILPENLTERYQSETKQCTEDELNTERVVLTAKQELVLQCGESKIILSADGLLQIRALYIDSQAQATHRLKGGSVQVN; encoded by the coding sequence ATGATAAAGGAACTGCATGATATATACGTCCCACAGCCAGAAGATGAGCTGACCAGTACAACACATTTGCTGGAAAATATTTTATCTCATCAGGCTAGTAAATCCCAGGAGCATGTCAGTGATATCCCTGTGCTGATTGTCGGCAGAATTGTCAGTGTCAAAGACTCTGGAGAAATATTGATTCAGTGTCCTCATGAAGATAAACCTGTTGAAGCTTTGGGTTTGGGAACTGTAACTACGGAGTATAACGGACGGTTATGCACTGTGCAGTTTCTCTCTGGCAATTATTCTCATCCGGTAGTGACCGGAATACTTCCGGAGAATTTAACAGAAAGATATCAGTCAGAGACGAAACAATGTACTGAAGACGAACTAAATACAGAGCGAGTTGTTTTGACAGCGAAACAAGAATTAGTGCTTCAGTGCGGCGAGTCAAAAATTATTTTATCGGCTGATGGACTGCTTCAGATACGCGCGCTTTATATTGACAGTCAGGCGCAGGCAACACACAGGTTAAAAGGTGGGTCGGTGCAGGTAAACTGA
- a CDS encoding type VI secretion system Vgr family protein, with amino-acid sequence MSLKGLRFTLEVDGQEPDTFAVVSFRLIQNQSYPFVMSVDVASDSFMQTAEMLLEKKATLTIWQGVIPLRYVTGVVAGFGMQENNGWQMRYHLRIEPPLWRCGLRRNFRIFQQQDIRTISATLLNENGVTEWTPLFYEDHPAREFCVQYGESDLTFLSRLWAEEGIFFFERFAADSPEQKLTLCDDVAGLSQAGAFPFNPDTSAGAETECVSMFRYEAHVRPSSVQSQDYTFKVPDWPGMYEQQGESLNGQLAQYEIFDYPGRFKDEQHGKDFTLYQMDSLRSDAEKATGQSNSPRLWPGTRFTLTGHPQKMLNREWQVVQSILSGSQPQALHGSQGRGTTLGNQLEVIPADRTWRPRLQSKPKVDGPQSAIVTGPAGEEIFCDEHGRVRVKFHWDRYNPATEASSCWVRVSQAWAGPGFGNLAIPRVGQEVIVDFLNGDPDQPIIMGRTYHEDNRSPGDLPGTKTQMTIRSKTYKGSGFNELRFEDATSNEQVYIHAQKNMDTEVLNDRTTDVKHDHTETIGNDQKITVGLGQMVTVGKENSGGHDQTVTVTHDQNVSVGNDQSLTVTNNRSKSVGNDQDSKVTGNDTEAVDKSQSVTVGETLTVTVGDSIEFVCGKSSLRMDKDGYITINGHELSLGTTGDQFYKADGDMNMKGKKILEN; translated from the coding sequence ATGTCCTTAAAAGGTCTTCGCTTTACACTGGAGGTTGACGGCCAGGAACCGGACACCTTTGCGGTGGTGAGCTTCCGGTTAATCCAGAACCAGTCATATCCGTTTGTGATGAGTGTGGATGTTGCCAGCGACTCTTTTATGCAGACGGCGGAGATGCTGCTGGAGAAGAAGGCGACACTGACCATCTGGCAGGGCGTCATCCCGCTGCGTTATGTCACCGGCGTGGTGGCGGGTTTTGGCATGCAGGAGAATAACGGCTGGCAGATGCGTTATCACCTGCGTATTGAGCCGCCGTTATGGCGGTGCGGGCTGCGGCGGAACTTCCGTATCTTCCAGCAGCAGGATATCCGGACGATATCGGCCACGTTACTGAACGAGAACGGCGTCACGGAGTGGACGCCGCTGTTTTATGAGGACCATCCGGCGCGGGAATTCTGTGTCCAGTACGGGGAAAGCGACCTGACGTTTCTGTCCCGGTTGTGGGCGGAGGAGGGAATTTTCTTCTTTGAGCGGTTTGCGGCGGACAGTCCGGAGCAGAAGCTGACGCTGTGCGACGATGTGGCGGGGCTGTCACAGGCGGGGGCGTTTCCGTTTAACCCGGACACATCGGCAGGAGCGGAGACGGAGTGTGTCAGTATGTTCCGTTATGAGGCGCATGTCCGCCCGTCGTCGGTGCAGAGCCAGGATTACACGTTTAAGGTGCCGGACTGGCCGGGTATGTATGAGCAGCAGGGTGAGAGCCTGAACGGACAGCTGGCGCAGTATGAGATATTTGATTATCCGGGAAGGTTCAAGGACGAGCAGCACGGCAAGGATTTCACGCTGTACCAGATGGACAGCCTGCGCAGTGATGCGGAAAAGGCCACAGGGCAGAGTAATTCGCCGCGGCTGTGGCCGGGAACGCGGTTTACGCTGACGGGGCATCCGCAGAAGATGCTGAACCGTGAATGGCAGGTGGTACAGAGCATACTGTCAGGAAGCCAGCCGCAGGCGCTGCACGGCAGCCAGGGGAGAGGAACCACGCTGGGCAATCAGTTAGAGGTGATACCGGCAGACCGGACGTGGCGTCCACGGCTGCAGAGCAAACCGAAGGTGGACGGGCCACAGAGCGCCATTGTCACCGGGCCTGCGGGCGAGGAAATCTTCTGTGATGAACATGGCCGGGTACGGGTGAAGTTTCACTGGGACAGGTATAACCCGGCAACGGAGGCGAGTTCGTGCTGGGTTAGGGTATCGCAGGCGTGGGCGGGGCCGGGGTTTGGTAACCTGGCGATACCGCGGGTGGGTCAGGAGGTGATTGTTGACTTCCTGAACGGAGACCCGGACCAGCCGATAATCATGGGCCGGACATACCATGAAGATAACCGTTCGCCGGGAGACCTGCCGGGAACGAAGACGCAGATGACCATCCGGTCAAAAACCTATAAAGGAAGCGGATTTAACGAGCTGCGGTTTGAAGACGCCACCAGTAATGAGCAGGTGTATATCCATGCCCAGAAGAACATGGATACGGAGGTGCTCAACGACCGGACAACGGATGTGAAACATGACCATACGGAAACCATCGGTAACGACCAGAAAATCACGGTTGGACTGGGTCAGATGGTGACGGTAGGTAAGGAGAATTCCGGGGGACATGATCAGACCGTCACTGTAACTCACGATCAAAATGTAAGCGTAGGAAATGATCAATCTCTGACTGTCACGAACAATCGTAGCAAGAGCGTAGGTAATGATCAGGATAGCAAGGTAACAGGGAATGATACCGAGGCTGTGGATAAATCCCAGTCTGTTACTGTAGGGGAAACTCTTACAGTGACAGTAGGCGATTCCATCGAGTTTGTATGTGGTAAGAGTTCTTTGCGCATGGATAAAGATGGCTACATCACTATAAATGGACATGAATTGTCGTTGGGAACAACAGGTGATCAGTTTTATAAAGCTGATGGTGATATGAATATGAAAGGGAAGAAAATTCTGGAGAACTAA
- a CDS encoding type VI secretion system PAAR protein: MPLAAKLTDKGTQHDGNYETVITAGSSTVFIDGLPAARQGDPLTPHAKPKHPPHPRKIARGSSTVFIDGLPAARTGDAVDCGGVVIGGGTVNIG; encoded by the coding sequence ATGCCTTTAGCAGCCAAACTTACCGACAAAGGCACCCAGCACGACGGTAATTACGAGACCGTCATCACCGCCGGGTCATCCACCGTTTTTATCGATGGTCTCCCCGCAGCCCGCCAGGGAGATCCGCTGACGCCGCATGCTAAACCGAAGCATCCCCCTCATCCCCGTAAAATCGCCAGAGGTTCTTCAACCGTCTTTATTGACGGCCTGCCCGCCGCCAGAACCGGTGATGCTGTTGACTGCGGCGGCGTGGTTATTGGTGGCGGTACGGTAAATATAGGCTGA
- the yncG gene encoding glutathione S-transferase family protein, producing MIKVYGVPGWGSTISELMLSLADIPYQFVDVSGFDHEGTSRELLKTLNPLCQIPTLALENDEIMTETAAIALMVLDRRPDLAPPVRRAERQQFQRLLVWLVANVYPTFTFADYPERWAPDAPEQLKKNVIEYRKSLYIWLNSQLTAEPYAFGEQLTLVDCYLCTMRTWGPGHEWFQDNATNISAIADAVCQIPKLQEVLKRNAII from the coding sequence ATGATTAAGGTGTATGGCGTACCCGGATGGGGCTCTACAATCAGTGAGCTGATGCTATCACTGGCTGATATTCCTTATCAGTTCGTTGATGTCAGTGGTTTTGACCACGAGGGAACTTCACGCGAGTTATTGAAAACCCTGAACCCGTTGTGTCAGATTCCGACATTGGCGCTGGAAAATGACGAGATTATGACGGAGACAGCGGCGATTGCATTGATGGTTCTCGATCGTCGCCCGGACCTTGCGCCACCGGTTAGGCGCGCCGAACGTCAGCAGTTTCAACGGCTATTGGTCTGGCTGGTTGCTAATGTCTATCCAACGTTCACTTTCGCCGATTACCCTGAGCGTTGGGCTCCTGACGCGCCTGAACAGTTAAAGAAGAATGTTATTGAATATCGCAAATCGCTTTATATCTGGCTGAATTCACAACTGACCGCTGAACCTTATGCGTTTGGTGAGCAACTAACGCTGGTGGACTGTTATCTTTGCACAATGCGCACATGGGGGCCTGGGCATGAATGGTTTCAGGATAATGCCACGAATATCAGTGCGATTGCTGATGCTGTATGTCAGATACCAAAGTTACAAGAAGTACTAAAAAGGAATGCCATTATTTAA
- the ansP gene encoding L-asparagine permease, with product MSKHDTDTSDQHAAKRRWLNAHEEGYHKAMGNRQVQMIAIGGAIGTGLFLGAGARLQMAGPALALVYLICGLFSFFILRALGELVLHRPSSGSFVSYAREFLGEKAAYVAGWMYFINWAMTGIVDITAVALYMHYWGAFGGVPQWVFALAALTIVGTMNMIGVKWFAEMEFWFALIKVLAIVTFLVVGTVFLGSGQPLDGNTTGFHLITDNGGFFPHGLLPALVLIQGVVFAFASIEMVGTAAGECKDPQTMVPKAINSVIWRIGLFYVGSVVLLVMLLPWSAYQAGQSPFVTFFSKLGVPYIGSIMNIVVLTAALSSLNSGLYCTGRILRSMAMGGSAPSFMAKMSRQHVPYAGILATLVVYVVGVFLNYLVPSRVFEIVLNFASLGIIASWAFIIVCQMRLRKAIKEGKAADVSFKLPGAPFTSWLTLLFLLSVLVLMAFDYPNGTYTIAALPIIGILLVIGWFGVRKRVAEIHSTAPVVEEDEEQQEIVFKPETAS from the coding sequence ATGAGTAAACACGACACCGACACTTCAGATCAGCACGCCGCGAAACGCCGCTGGCTTAATGCCCACGAAGAGGGGTATCACAAAGCGATGGGCAATCGCCAGGTACAGATGATCGCCATCGGCGGCGCGATTGGCACCGGCTTGTTTTTAGGCGCTGGAGCCCGACTGCAAATGGCGGGGCCAGCACTGGCACTGGTCTATTTAATCTGCGGCCTGTTTTCATTTTTTATTCTGCGTGCATTGGGTGAGCTGGTGCTACACCGCCCTTCCAGTGGCAGTTTTGTCTCTTATGCCCGCGAGTTTTTAGGAGAGAAAGCCGCTTACGTTGCAGGCTGGATGTACTTCATCAACTGGGCGATGACGGGGATTGTCGATATTACCGCCGTCGCTCTGTATATGCATTACTGGGGTGCGTTTGGCGGCGTGCCGCAGTGGGTCTTTGCGCTCGCTGCGCTGACCATCGTTGGCACCATGAATATGATTGGTGTGAAATGGTTTGCGGAGATGGAGTTCTGGTTTGCGCTTATTAAAGTGCTCGCCATCGTGACCTTTTTGGTCGTGGGTACAGTGTTCCTCGGTAGCGGTCAGCCGCTGGATGGCAACACCACTGGCTTTCATTTAATTACCGATAATGGCGGTTTCTTTCCCCACGGTTTACTGCCTGCTTTGGTGTTGATTCAGGGTGTAGTGTTTGCTTTTGCCTCCATTGAAATGGTGGGTACAGCTGCCGGAGAATGTAAAGATCCGCAGACCATGGTGCCTAAAGCCATTAACAGTGTGATTTGGCGTATTGGCCTGTTTTACGTCGGCTCCGTGGTGTTGCTGGTTATGTTATTGCCGTGGAGCGCGTATCAGGCGGGGCAAAGTCCGTTCGTGACGTTTTTCTCTAAACTGGGTGTGCCGTACATCGGCAGCATTATGAACATTGTGGTGCTGACCGCTGCCCTCTCCAGCCTGAACTCAGGTCTGTACTGCACCGGACGTATTCTGCGCTCGATGGCGATGGGCGGTTCCGCACCGAGTTTTATGGCGAAAATGAGTCGTCAGCATGTGCCGTATGCCGGGATTCTGGCGACACTGGTTGTGTATGTCGTCGGCGTATTCCTCAACTATCTGGTGCCGTCTCGCGTATTTGAGATTGTCCTGAACTTCGCGTCGCTGGGAATCATCGCTTCATGGGCGTTTATCATCGTGTGCCAGATGCGCCTGCGTAAAGCAATTAAAGAAGGCAAAGCAGCGGATGTCAGTTTTAAACTGCCTGGCGCGCCCTTCACTTCCTGGCTGACATTACTGTTTTTGCTGAGCGTCCTGGTGCTGATGGCGTTCGATTACCCGAACGGAACTTATACCATTGCGGCGCTGCCGATTATCGGTATTCTGCTGGTTATAGGCTGGTTTGGTGTGCGCAAACGCGTTGCTGAAATTCACAGCACTGCGCCAGTCGTCGAGGAAGATGAAGAACAACAGGAAATTGTGTTTAAGCCTGAAACGGCGAGTTAA
- the yncE gene encoding YncE family protein, whose amino-acid sequence MHLRHLFSSRLRSSLLLGSLLVASSFSTQAAEEMLRKAVGKGAYEMAYSQQENALWLATSQSRKLDKGGVVYRLDPVTLEVTQAIHNDLKPFGATINNTTQTLWFGNTVNSAVTAIDAKTGEVKGRLVLDDRKRTEEVRPLQPRELVADDATNTVYISGIGKESVIWVVDGENIKLKTAIQNTGKMSTGLALDSKGKRLYTTNADGELITIDTADNKILSRKKLLDDGKDHFFINISLDTARQRAFITDSKAAEVLVVDTRNGNILAKVAAPESLAVLFNPARNEAYVTHRQAGKVSVIDAKSYKVVKTFDMPTHPNSLALSADGKTLYVSVKQKSTKQQEATQPDDVIRIAL is encoded by the coding sequence ATGCATTTACGTCATCTGTTTTCATCGCGCCTGCGTAGTTCATTACTGTTAGGTTCATTGCTTGTTGCTTCATCATTCAGTACGCAGGCCGCAGAAGAAATGCTGCGTAAAGCGGTAGGTAAAGGTGCCTACGAAATGGCTTATAGCCAGCAAGAAAACGCGCTGTGGCTCGCCACTTCGCAAAGCCGCAAACTGGATAAAGGTGGCGTGGTTTATCGTCTTGATCCGGTCACTCTGGAAGTGACGCAGGCGATCCATAACGATCTCAAGCCGTTTGGTGCCACCATCAATAACACGACTCAGACGTTGTGGTTTGGTAACACCGTAAACAGCGCGGTCACGGCGATAGATGCCAAAACGGGCGAAGTGAAAGGCCGTCTGGTGCTGGATGATCGTAAGCGCACGGAAGAGGTGCGCCCGCTGCAACCGCGTGAGCTGGTAGCTGATGATGCCACGAACACCGTTTACATCAGTGGTATTGGTAAAGAGAGCGTGATTTGGGTCGTTGATGGCGAGAATATCAAACTGAAAACCGCCATCCAGAACACCGGTAAAATGAGTACCGGTCTGGCGCTGGATAGCAAAGGCAAACGTCTTTACACCACTAATGCCGATGGTGAATTGATTACCATCGACACCGCCGACAATAAAATCCTCAGCCGTAAAAAGCTGCTGGATGACGGCAAAGATCACTTCTTTATCAACATCAGCCTTGATACCGCCAGGCAGCGTGCATTTATCACCGATTCTAAAGCCGCAGAAGTGTTAGTGGTCGATACCCGTAATGGCAATATTCTGGCGAAGGTTGCGGCACCGGAATCACTGGCTGTGCTGTTTAACCCAGCGCGTAATGAAGCCTACGTAACGCATCGTCAGGCAGGTAAAGTCAGTGTGATTGACGCGAAAAGCTATAAAGTGGTGAAAACGTTCGATATGCCGACTCATCCGAACAGCCTGGCGCTGTCTGCCGATGGTAAAACGCTGTATGTCAGTGTGAAACAAAAATCCACTAAACAGCAGGAAGCTACCCAGCCGGATGATGTGATTCGTATTGCGCTGTAA
- the pqqU gene encoding TonB-dependent receptor PqqU has translation MKIFSVRQTVLPALLVLSPVVFAADEQTMIVSAAPQVVSELDTPAAVSVVDGEEMRLATPRINLSESLTGVPGLQVQNRQNYAQDLQLSIRGFGSRSTYGIRGIRLYVDGIPATMPDGQGQTSNIDLSSVQNVEVLRGPFSALYGNASGGVMNVITQTGQQPPTIEASSYYGSFGSWRYGLKATGATGDGTQPGDVDYTVSTTRFTTHGYRDHSGAQKNLANAKLGVRIDDASKLSLIFNSVDIKADDPGGLTEAEWKANPQQAPRAEQYDTRKTIKQTQAGLRYERSLSSQDDMSVMMYAGERETTQYQSIPMAPQLNPSHAGSVITLQRHYQGIDSRWTHRGELGVPVTFTTGLNYENMSENRKGYNNFRLNSGVPEYGQKGELRRDEHNLMWNVDPYLQTQWQLSEKLSLDAGVRYSSVWFDSNDHYITPGNGDDSGDASYHKWLPAGSLKYAMTDAWNIYLAAGRGFETPTINELSYRADGQSGMNFGLKPSTNDTIEIGSKTRIGDGLLSLALFQTDTDDEIVVDSSSGGRTTYKNAGKTRRQGAELAWDQRFAGDFRIKASWTWLDATYRSNVCNDQDCNGNRMPGIARNMGFASIGYVPEDGWYAGTEARYMGDIMADDENTAKAPSYTLVGLFYGYKYNYHNLTVDLFGRVDNLFDKEYVGSVIVNESNGRYYEPAPGRNYGIGVNVAWQFE, from the coding sequence ATGAAGATTTTTTCCGTCCGACAGACCGTTTTGCCCGCACTGCTTGTCCTTTCCCCCGTTGTTTTTGCCGCTGATGAACAGACTATGATTGTCAGTGCCGCACCGCAGGTGGTTTCAGAACTGGATACCCCAGCAGCAGTAAGCGTGGTGGATGGCGAGGAGATGCGCCTGGCAACACCGCGCATTAACTTGTCCGAATCACTGACCGGCGTGCCTGGTTTGCAGGTACAAAACCGGCAGAACTATGCGCAAGATTTACAGCTGTCGATTCGCGGATTTGGCTCCCGCTCCACTTACGGTATTCGCGGTATTCGCCTGTATGTGGACGGTATTCCCGCCACCATGCCCGACGGGCAAGGGCAAACATCCAACATCGATTTAAGCAGTGTGCAAAATGTGGAAGTGCTGCGTGGCCCCTTCTCTGCCCTGTATGGCAACGCGTCTGGCGGTGTAATGAATGTCATCACCCAGACCGGACAACAGCCACCAACCATTGAAGCCAGTAGTTACTACGGCAGTTTTGGCAGCTGGCGCTATGGGCTGAAAGCAACGGGCGCAACGGGAGACGGCACACAGCCCGGTGATGTCGATTACACCGTCTCAACCACGCGTTTTACGACCCACGGCTATCGTGATCATAGTGGCGCACAGAAAAATTTAGCCAATGCCAAACTGGGCGTTCGCATTGATGACGCCAGCAAATTAAGCCTGATTTTCAATAGTGTGGATATCAAAGCAGATGACCCAGGTGGGCTAACCGAAGCAGAATGGAAGGCGAATCCGCAACAAGCGCCACGCGCTGAACAGTACGACACGCGAAAAACCATCAAGCAAACTCAGGCTGGGTTGCGCTATGAACGTAGCCTAAGTTCGCAGGATGATATGAGTGTGATGATGTATGCCGGAGAACGAGAAACGACCCAGTACCAGTCAATCCCAATGGCCCCCCAACTTAACCCATCGCATGCGGGTAGTGTGATTACTCTACAACGTCATTACCAGGGGATAGACAGCCGCTGGACACACCGTGGCGAACTGGGTGTTCCGGTCACGTTCACTACCGGCCTGAACTACGAAAACATGAGTGAAAACCGTAAAGGCTACAACAACTTCCGCCTGAACAGCGGTGTGCCGGAGTACGGACAAAAAGGTGAGTTGCGCCGCGACGAACACAATCTGATGTGGAACGTCGATCCTTATTTACAAACGCAGTGGCAGCTGAGCGAAAAACTGTCGCTGGATGCTGGCGTGCGCTACAGCTCCGTATGGTTTGATTCCAACGATCATTACATTACTCCGGGTAACGGCGATGACAGTGGTGATGCCAGTTATCACAAATGGCTACCAGCCGGATCGTTAAAATATGCAATGACCGATGCCTGGAATATCTATCTGGCAGCCGGGCGTGGTTTTGAAACGCCGACGATTAATGAGCTGTCTTATCGTGCTGACGGTCAAAGCGGTATGAACTTTGGTTTAAAACCATCCACCAACGATACAATTGAGATCGGCAGTAAAACGCGTATTGGTGATGGGCTGCTTAGTCTCGCATTGTTCCAGACCGACACCGATGATGAAATTGTTGTCGATAGCAGTAGCGGTGGACGTACGACTTATAAAAATGCCGGAAAGACCCGTCGTCAAGGTGCTGAGCTGGCATGGGATCAACGTTTCGCGGGAGATTTTCGCATAAAAGCGTCCTGGACCTGGCTTGATGCGACCTATCGCAGCAATGTTTGCAATGATCAAGATTGTAACGGTAACCGGATGCCGGGGATCGCCCGTAATATGGGCTTTGCGTCGATAGGTTATGTACCGGAAGATGGCTGGTATGCAGGTACGGAAGCGCGTTATATGGGCGATATTATGGCCGATGATGAAAATACGGCCAAAGCGCCGTCTTATACTCTCGTCGGCTTATTCTACGGGTATAAATACAATTACCACAATTTAACTGTGGATTTATTTGGTCGTGTCGATAATTTATTCGATAAAGAATACGTTGGTTCTGTCATTGTCAATGAGTCGAACGGGCGATATTACGAACCTGCGCCCGGGCGAAATTATGGTATCGGCGTGAATGTTGCGTGGCAATTTGAGTGA
- the mcbR gene encoding colanic acid/biofilm transcriptional regulator McbR — translation MPGTEKMKHVSLTMQVENDLKHQLSIGALKPGARLITKNLAEQLGMSITPVREALLRLVSVNALSVAPAQAFTVPEVGKRQLDEINRIRYELELMAVTLAVEYLTPQDLAELEELLEKLQQAQEKGDMEQIINANRLFRLAIYHRSNMPILCEMIEQLWVRMGPGLHYLYEAINPAELQDRIESYHELLAALKVKDKERCRHCLAEIMQQNVAMLYQQYNR, via the coding sequence ATGCCTGGAACGGAAAAAATGAAACATGTCAGTTTGACTATGCAGGTTGAGAACGACCTGAAACATCAACTAAGTATTGGCGCACTAAAACCTGGCGCACGCCTGATTACTAAAAATCTGGCGGAGCAATTAGGTATGAGTATTACACCTGTGCGTGAAGCATTATTACGTCTGGTTTCGGTGAATGCGCTCTCTGTCGCACCAGCGCAAGCATTTACAGTTCCGGAAGTGGGGAAACGTCAATTAGACGAAATCAATCGGATCCGCTACGAGCTGGAATTAATGGCAGTTACTCTGGCTGTTGAATACCTCACCCCGCAAGACCTGGCGGAACTAGAGGAATTGCTCGAGAAATTACAGCAGGCGCAAGAAAAGGGCGACATGGAACAAATCATTAATGCGAACAGGTTATTTCGCTTAGCGATTTATCATCGTTCAAATATGCCCATCCTGTGTGAGATGATTGAGCAACTGTGGGTCAGGATGGGACCTGGTTTACATTATCTTTATGAAGCGATCAATCCAGCGGAATTACAGGATCGTATAGAAAGCTATCATGAACTACTCGCCGCGTTGAAAGTAAAAGACAAAGAGCGATGCAGACATTGTCTTGCTGAAATTATGCAACAAAATGTTGCTATGTTATACCAGCAATATAATCGTTAA
- the mnaT gene encoding GNAT family N-acetyltransferase, whose protein sequence is MSIRFARKADCAAIAEIYNHAVLYTAAIWNDQTVDADNRIAWFEARTIAGYPVLVSEEDGVVTGYASFGDWRSFDGFRHTVEHSVYVHPDHQGKGLGRKLLSRLIDEARDCGKHVMVAGIESQNQASLHLHQSLGFVITAQMPQVGTKFGRWLDLTFMQLQLDERSEPDAI, encoded by the coding sequence ATGTCCATCCGTTTTGCCCGCAAAGCCGACTGTGCTGCCATTGCGGAAATTTATAACCACGCCGTGTTGTATACGGCGGCTATCTGGAATGACCAAACGGTGGATGCAGATAACCGCATTGCCTGGTTTGAAGCGCGGACCATAGCAGGTTATCCGGTGCTGGTGAGTGAAGAAGATGGCGTAGTGACGGGATATGCCTCGTTTGGCGACTGGCGTAGTTTCGATGGTTTTCGCCATACCGTGGAGCATTCGGTTTATGTCCATCCCGATCATCAGGGCAAAGGTCTTGGGCGTAAATTGTTAAGCCGATTGATTGATGAAGCGCGGGATTGCGGGAAGCATGTCATGGTCGCCGGGATCGAATCGCAAAATCAGGCTTCGCTGCATCTCCACCAGTCGCTGGGATTTGTCATCACCGCACAAATGCCGCAGGTGGGCACTAAATTTGGGCGCTGGCTGGATCTGACATTTATGCAGTTGCAACTCGACGAACGCAGTGAACCGGACGCAATCTGA
- the ydcZ gene encoding DMT family transporter produces the protein MNQSLTLAFLIAAGIGLVVQNTLMVRITQTSSTIIIAMLLNSLVGIVLFVSILWFKQGMAGFGELVSSVRWWTLIPGLLGSFFVFASISGYQNLGAATTIAVLVASQLIGGLVLDIFRSQGVPLRALIGPICGAILLVVGAWLVARRAF, from the coding sequence ATGAATCAGTCGCTTACCCTTGCCTTTTTGATTGCCGCAGGGATTGGTCTGGTCGTCCAGAACACGCTAATGGTGCGCATCACCCAGACCTCCTCTACCATTATCATCGCCATGTTGCTGAACTCACTGGTAGGGATTGTGCTCTTTGTTTCTATTTTATGGTTTAAACAAGGCATGGCGGGGTTTGGCGAACTGGTGTCCAGCGTACGCTGGTGGACACTTATACCCGGCTTGCTTGGATCTTTTTTTGTCTTCGCCAGTATCAGCGGATATCAGAATTTGGGAGCGGCGACAACTATTGCAGTACTGGTCGCCAGCCAGCTAATTGGCGGTCTGGTGCTGGATATCTTCCGCAGCCAGGGCGTACCACTACGGGCGTTGATCGGCCCAATTTGTGGCGCAATTTTACTTGTGGTTGGCGCCTGGCTGGTGGCCAGACGCGCATTTTAA
- the ydcY gene encoding DUF2526 family protein YdcY yields the protein MSHLDEVITRVDAAIEESVIAHMNELLIALSDDAELSREDRYTQQQRLRTAIAHHGRKHTEDMEARHEQLTKGGTIL from the coding sequence ATGTCGCATCTGGATGAAGTCATCACGCGCGTGGATGCCGCGATTGAAGAGAGCGTCATTGCCCATATGAACGAATTATTAATCGCCCTGAGCGATGACGCGGAGTTAAGTCGGGAAGATCGCTACACCCAGCAGCAACGTCTGCGCACAGCGATCGCCCATCACGGTCGCAAGCATACAGAAGATATGGAAGCGCGCCACGAACAGTTAACCAAAGGCGGCACCATCCTCTGA
- the ortT gene encoding orphan toxin OrtT yields the protein MSLYQHMLVFYAVMAAIAFLITWFLSHDKKRIRFLSAFLVGATWPMSFPVALLFSLF from the coding sequence ATGTCTCTCTATCAACACATGCTTGTTTTTTATGCGGTTATGGCAGCAATCGCATTTCTTATCACCTGGTTTCTTTCTCACGATAAGAAACGCATCCGTTTCTTAAGCGCCTTTCTGGTGGGGGCAACATGGCCGATGAGTTTCCCGGTGGCGCTGTTGTTTTCACTGTTTTAA
- the yncL gene encoding stress response membrane protein YncL has protein sequence MNVSSRTVVLINVFAAVGLFTLISMRFGWFI, from the coding sequence ATGAATGTTTCCAGTAGAACTGTAGTACTGATAAATGTCTTTGCTGCTGTTGGTTTGTTTACTCTTATCTCTATGAGATTTGGCTGGTTTATTTGA